aatatcatttttattattattattattataaatatcattacaaatatcatttttattatttggtTGCTTATTTGTAGCATATTTATTATCGACTTTACGATTCTcaatgaatatatttatttcatgATTTTTGTCTTTTCTTCTTTCATCATATAAATGACAATATAACATATTGATTTTATTCCACaaaattgttttattaatattatttacttTATTTTTGATTTCATAATATTCTAATAAAATAGTAGATCTATTAAAATCATCTATACGTACTTTACATTCATCATTATacatttgtatattttttttttcttctaattctttttttaaatcatcATTACATTGTATTAATaacatcatttttttatcattatcttgtttatattttaaataattgttttgtaatatattaaaagattGATAAAAATCTTCAATCTTCTTATTTGCCATATCCAACCTTTTTTTCGTATCATCAATTTCTAGttgtaataatttatttacattattatttatattatttaatttttcacTTGTCTTAATAACctcttttaataatatgttatcCTTTTTTAAGGATATATCATAATCAACCAGTCTacatattttcttttctgCTTCTTCATTTTTCCTTTTGACTGATATACTATAACTTTTTACTTCttcaaatattttcttatacCCATCTATTTCtcttttttgtttttcattaatttcTATCAACTCTCTTTTCTTTATCTCTTCCTCTTCTTTTTCTAGTATTAAAATGTTCAGTTGCGTTTTAAGAAATTCGTTTTCATTTTTCTGTATGGTaagtaattatatatgaaaatgtaTGTGTAATAgttaaataaataatatacaaatattaccacacatatatatatatatatatttataaataattttaacaCATATTATGTATTACAACCAAACATGAACATTATACGTTTGGGATATATATTCCTATATTTTACCATGTATGCATAGCGAAGTACCATGtccttttttattgttgcaaaattttctatttcttcatttttatttttgtagTCTATGGAAAATTCttcaaatttttttttcaggGCCCCGTATTCTAAttcaatattttcatattttttcatccattcttctttttcctATAACAGCAAAAAAACacaaaaatttaaatatataaataaattaacatatatatatatatatatatatatatatatgtatatgaaatataaaagcATATGCTACattacatttataaaatcTGTAGTATGTAGATCTACACCCTAAAtaggaaaaaaaagaaataataaagagaatatttaaacgtatatacatatatacatacatacatacatatatatatatatataacttatTTTTTCTGTTTACATTTAAACTCATTCTTATGGTTCCAATTATTCTAGTTTAGTCAATATATACTTGTTCGCCCTTACTTTTATCTTTTTAGAGATGtgtttaaaaatatatacatgtataacgtataatattatataaacaaaaatatactatattaattttttaatttatataaagaattatatatagaagatcttattgtataaatattaataaacacacaaaataataaaaaaaaagaaaatataattaaatttattttccactttttaataaaaccaaaatattatacatattacataaacatacatacatatatatacatttaattacttattctttatatatttaatgttgtatgttttttattttatatattatttaaaatgaaaaaaaaaaatacctacataaatattaagtcttatattttcctattttatatttttacacctttatgcatataaatatatatatatatatatatatacatactatgttttctttttttcttttttttttttttttttttttttttttttgtttttttttaaaaaaattagaatttattaaaaaaaaaaaaaaaaaaaaaaaaaaaaaaaaaaaatttcaaataaaataatatgaaataacaaaatataataacgtgtaattcaaaaaaaaaaaaaatatcaaatcatataatataaaatgaaaacattataataacgtgaatttcaaaaaaaaaaaaaaaaaaatatatatattttttttatacaattttgtattttataaatattttaaaaaataaaataaaaaatatgtgtcttgtatataatacaagtttttattatatgtaacattatttattatgttacATTTTTGTTAGTATTGTTCGAAATACAATTATCCATTATAAGAAATTTTGAATTTATTTCACgaaaatagaaatataagcttagaatatatatatatatatatattgtatattttttttccttttttttttttttttttttttttttttgatctctatttaatgattataaaataaaacatgATATTATTGCAGTTGACTGTTGTAGGATATTTAAATACTGGAAAAACATCCTTAATAAATTCTATTAtgaataatgaaatattcACAAATTATTCACATACCCCCTTACCAATgtaaattaaatatatatatatatatatatatatgtggataaaataaaaataaaaggcgaaagaaattatgaatatcaagaattaaaataaaatatatgtcttaatttgtgtatatatatatatatatgtatattatatattttttaaaggatatattataaagtTCATAAGGATAAAAGTAGAGCTTTCTGTGTTGAAATAGAAGATACGTCAGTTGATGTTgacataaataattttacaaATATGATGAGGAAAGAAAGTATAAacttattttaaaaatatatatatatatatatatatatgtatataattaattataatttaaatatatctataactcattttatttaatgatCTTATTTTAACCcttatatatgtttaaaaatataaataactATATCTCCTTTTTTATAGTTACAACAAATAGTAAGAACATGAAGAATCCTGTGTTTAGTTATTTCGAAAATCCGTGTATTCAATTCCAGGAACATGATCCTTACAATTCTATTAGTTATGgttataatttataataattataaaatatatcacccaaataaaaaatatatgcatatatatatatatatatatatatatatatatatattatgtgtatatttttaatgtatcataattttttattttagGAAGAATGGCATATTTTCTTGTTTTCGATTTAACTAATCCATCAACTTTTGAATATGttaaaatgatatatttaaatatgtctagtatttatgaaaaatattatgtaataaaatataaaaataaagaaaacaataacagattaaaattttgatatataCAAGAATTATTCgtatttaattttttttttttttttttttttatagacGCTCAAACCATTTATATCTCTTGTGGGAAATAAATCTGGTATGAatgaaaattaaaaaatatgaaaatgtTTAAAACGTTTTTAcgtaaaaataaaataaataagtaaatatatatatatatatatatatagacaTATGTCAAACTATCTTTTCacattatattaattacttgttacatttattaacattttttttttttttttttttccttttttgtATAGATTTAGCAGATGAAAACTGTGCTTTAGTTCGAGAAGCAGAAAATTTTTCGTAAGTATTATGAATTATtggaaataaaaataatattcttatgtaaatttcattttatataaataatacatatatatatatatatatatatatatatatatattttttccttttttcaTTTAGTAATGAACATATGGTTCAACTTTGGCTGACTTCAGCTTATACAGGAAAAAACGTGAAGAAGGTAAataacatttatttattcaaaaaataaatgaaatattaaagataacttataataataattatatgaaaaattattatacatacatgTTTTACAGCTATTTCTTCATACTATTAATATGGTCTACAACAATACTAATTTGTGGAAATATGACATAGAAGAggtattatattaataaaaagggaaatatatatatatatatatgtatctatttttgttattttatttttcattattttatatttatatttatttttttgtttagTCTGGATCTGAGTCGTCTGAAAgtttatattaaaacaaaaactttatattttatttataaaatgtagGAAGgatttttcatcatttaatattttttattttttaagaaaCGAATAATTTGcattaacaaaaaaataatataaataatttaacaatttttttgttacaagtaaaaaattttcaaGATGTCcttatttaataatttcaaaaaaaaaaaaaaaaaaaaaaaaaaaaaattaatactGTTATACAAAGCgtatttatttgtatacattttaaaaggggtaattattaatagatattataatataatataatactattctcatttttttattgtttttttttttttttttttttttttaattttaataaatatataattttaaaaatatattcatatatatatatatatatatatatatatgcaaaATAATNNNNNNNNNNNNNNNNNNNNNNNNNNNNNNNNNNNNNNNNNNNNNNNNNNNNNNNNNNNNNNNNNNNNNNNNNNNNNNNNNNNNNNNNNNNNNNNNNNNNNNNNNNNNNNNNNNNNNNNNNNNNNNNNNNNNNNNNNNNNNNNNNNNNNNNNNNNNNNNNNNNNNNNNNNNNNNNNNNNNNNNNNNNNNNNNNNNNNNNNNNNNNNNNNNNNNNNNNNNNNNNNNNNNNNNNNNNNNNNNNNNNNNNNNNNNNNNNNNNNNNNNNNNNNNNNNNNNNNNNNNNNNNNNNNNNNNNNNNNNNNNNNNNNNNNNNNtaataaatatataattttaaaaatatattcatatatatatatatatatatatatatatgcaaaataattcatttaaaaaaactATTCATTTTTCAATTGAAATTGTAAATTCATTTTGCcaattaaataaaattgaacaaaaaaaaaaaaacaaaatttcaaaatatgtaaaaaatatatctattttttctattttaaATCAGACTTCTGTAAAGATGAAtgttaataaaagaaaacagatataatttatttcatatatttttttctttttcttttgtttatatatgtttatttttgttttaattttttatgcTATGAAAACATCAAAATAATGTGGATAAACAAAATAGGGAATAAAAGTGCTTCATTTATTAATCATAAGCATTTTCATCCAGgtatgtaaatatatataaatatatatatatatatatatattatatttatttaataaacttatgatattgttatttatatataagacgtatatataaatatatattaaccatatatgatttaccttttcattatttcaatatatacatacatatatatatatatatatatatattatttcatttaggtaatataaaaaatttggAGAGAGTATGGCTAGCTGAGgagaatgaaaaaaaacgaaaagaagaagaagaaaaatacTTAAAGAAAAGAGAAGAGcaatataaattatatgaattaaaaaaacaattacgaaaaaatgaagaagaaaataaaaatgatgtacacaatattttatatgatataaataaagaattgAAAAAGGAGAATtcctttaaaaaaaaaattttacaTAATAGTATTTCAAATGAAACTACCCcaaatgtaaatattataaataagaTACTTATAAGATCAAAATATGATGAAgacatatttttaaaaaatcataGATGTATTTATGGTTCTTATTATGATAAggaaaaaaacaaatggGGTTTCAAGTgttgtaaaaatatagataagAATTCAAAATGTACAAATAATACAAGTTGtagttataatataaataataatcttattaaaaaagattTAACAAAATCaaagaacaaaaagaagaaaaaaaaaaaacttatTGTTGATAATAGTATAACAGCTGTtttgaataaaatatgataatccaaaaaaaaaaaataaaaataaaataaaatcataAAGTAGAAAAAGAAAGTAAAAAAAGCTGTGTTCAgtttgttcattttttattatatgataataagatattttttttatatatatatataagtttttaattaatcaagatttatgtaattttgtttttttttttttagttataattattatatattattttatattgatttatttcatttcatttcgttttgtcttttttttttttttttttttttttttttttttttttaaaaaattNNNNNNNNNNNNNNNNNNNNNNNNNNNNNNNNNNNNNNNNNNNNNNNNNNNNNNNNNNNNNNNNNNNNNNNNNNNNNNNNNNNNNNNNNNNNNNNNNNNNNNNNNNNNNNNNNNNNNNNNNNNNNNNNNNNNNNNNNNNNNNNNNNNNNNNNNNNNNNNNNNNaaaaaaaaaaaaaaaaaaattcaaagaagtgtattttttaacaattcacataaaaaaaaaaaatgaaataaaataataaacaaaataaaagagATATATGGAACCATaataaacaataataaatatatattttgaataaatgtgtaatataaaatatatatatatatatatatatatatatataatttatatgtttatttttacctaaaaatttataaattgaacaaaaattaagaaggtataaaaaatataaagtgaataagaaattttaattttaaacataagacaatatatatatatatatatacaaaaacaacttattaatttataatttaatttatttattatttattttttagtTTTCAAAACTATTTCTTTAAGGTACACTGTTTTTCTGGTTTTTgcataattttttcatttgtttCTAATCCCTGTaaagtaaaatattaaatatatatatataataaataaataagaatataaatgtattattcAACATAAGGATGAcgtacatatttttataattaacaatatggatgaatatatacatttaaaattttattgaaaaagaaaaaatatatataatgagaaaaatgtatacatatatgtatatatatatatatatatatatattttttttttttttttttttttttttttctctttaCCTTTGCTCTCCTAATATAGTTAACGATATCGGTTGCTGTATTTTCCATTAATTTGACATCAAAATCctcatcatatataaatgttgatgtatcatttaataaaaatatatcttcatttaatttattcCAATGACTAAATTGAATATCATAAATAACATTTCCAGAACACTTTGATCTTAATTCTTCTGCTAATTTGAAAGAATTGAATAAAGGCAAATAAGCATCAATAcaatataagaaataaccatcttttatttcttctGATAAAATAGAACATCtcctttttaataatacattataCACTTTTCCTAATACAGTACTTTCACATGTCAAATTTAATCTTAACATAGGTTCAAATATTcttaatttattttgttgCATAGAATTTAAACATGCCTCTTTCATTAATGCAATGATATTACCTgcattaattttttcttctgtattttcttcattacTATTTACATCTTCGAACATTTCATCTTTGGATTCTTCATCAATAATAAGTCCCTCAATAATAAAGAGTGTTCCCctaacaaaaataaaataaaataaataaataaatataaatatataaataaatataaatatataaatatatatacatatatataaatatatatacatatatatatacatatatatatatatatatatatatatatatacatacacaTTTTATACCTTATGGGCTCTTGTGCTATGGGACCATATTTCGATGCCAATTTAAATCCAAGACATAaattattcaaatatatatttatatcacTATTATTATCCGACAAATAGGTATCTATAAACGACCTATCATTTATAACCtttctatatttattattcgttaaaatattatcttGTAAATACTcgttattattttttttattataatatttttttaaatataacaatGTAATACTTCCATTTTGTACACATATATCCCATAATTCCAAGtgataatttttatttttctttaacatatttaatttttcagtactatctttattttcataaataCTTGTCATATTATCTTTGTTTTCCTCTTGAATATCTTCCTTTATAATTTCATCTGTCATATTATCAGAATACATTTTGTCTGAAAAACATATTtcatttacatatttttccAGATTAATTAAACATTgtttatacataaaattttcatttattgaagataaatcatttttattataatttaaaaattgtGGAGATATAGATCTGTTTTCTAATATGGTTTGAATGTTCGAATAATTTTTGTCAAAGAAGTTTAATAAACTGTCTGGCATATTTAATACACTTACGAAAAGATAAAAAgcatcattatttaatttatggcatattgtattattattataattaaataaaatatttaagaaatgattatctttatttataggaacatttttaaataagTTTTCTGaaatcatataattatttttatccatattatcatcaatattattattattcataatattaattacATTTTGATTTTTAAAAGTATCTTTAcataacatattattatttatatcattgTCTGGATTCTTTTGAGAACATTCCGTTCCTCCTACAGTTGATTGTACTTTTAAATAGTAATCATATagaatttttaaattatcaggtattttattcttttttcttttaagTTTTATGTAATTTTCATGGATTCCTTCACGTATTGAAATATTGGCATCTGAAGTTTTAATTTCTATATTActataaatattaacaaaatCGGATAAACATTTTTGCATATGTATTTCTCCacaaaattttaatatatattcccCCTTTTCATTAAAATCTATATCTATAGATGTATcacatgtatataataaaattaaaccatataaaaatttattcatatctTGAATATTTCTTGGTTCAATTATTGTGTGCAATATAGTAGAACATGTATCTGTAAATggtaatataaatgaatccgcatttttataatttgacaaggtaatatttttatttaaaaatataccatcattattcattaaaaatatgttatgttctgttttattattacgtttattttttattaaattcatTAAAGTATTTGATAAATATTGTAAATCTCCTGCATTATTATGTtccatatttatattatttctatttaATGGATGTTCCacatttttgttataaaacaaattattattattattattattattattgctattgttactactattatttagttctatatcatttttatgattacttgtttctttcatatttttttctacactattattacaatttaTATGTACGTTATCTGACATAAAGTGGCTTTCTtctcttttattatttatattatttagaTCACGTGTTATCTCATCATTTtctaaataattatatccTACATTATTGTTTATATCGTCATATATTATGGAAAGATATAGAGCCACAATATTACCTGCATATGCATACCGAATGGGTATTAAATCTCCGCccatacatataaaaatttttttgattataGTTTTAGTAGATTTcccacatatatataaaatcatATTTTCATACAACATTCCTGAATATATTCTACATATTGATAGAAAGGTATTTTTATCATAGAATCCTTTAAATCCAACTAAagtattattttgtaaatttgcacatatatatttggaTATATAGATAATTGTAAATTTTTGTGTAGAACagtttataatatgtttatatatctcatcattatataatgatggataaattttgaaaagtctattttcatcaatattttttggaGATGGGAATATTTCAATACATGCATTAAATATGGATCTAGATAAATTTAGGAAACGTGACATAATATaagttaatatatatgtattattttctaaattattttgttgatttttatttataaatgaatcgcatatatttaattctctacacaattttttaatttgttcATCATCTCTACTTATTATGgtaatatcatatattttccatAAGAAATCTAGTACAACAAGGGAgaataaatttttcttttttttctttgttttattataatcgTTATCATTTgtgttattataattagcatagctattatttttattattattattattactattattattattattattattattattattattgttgttattattttttgtatatgtCTCGTTAggtatttttaatatttttttttctttgaCATTAAAGTAATATTGATTCCAcatgtattttttaattttatccGAATTAGAAGTGTcaatattcatttttttacaaaagGAGTAACAAAAAATATCCATATCTATACACCAACAATGTATACTACtacataataaaacatttcCTTTTAAAGGGGAATAGGAATATTTCTCTAATTCATTTTTGGTTTCaacattttcattatccatattttcttcaatatataattgataaatataagcATTTACTTGttcaa
The genomic region above belongs to Plasmodium reichenowi strain SY57 chromosome 13, whole genome shotgun sequence and contains:
- a CDS encoding GTPase, putative, whose product is MILLQLTVVGYLNTGKTSLINSIMNNEIFTNYSHTPLPMIYYKVHKDKSRAFCVEIEDTSVDVDINNFTNMMRKEITTNSKNMKNPVFSYFENPCIQFQEHDPYNSISYGRMAYFLVFDLTNPSTFEYVKMIYLNMSSIYEKYYTLKPFISLVGNKSDLADENCALVREAENFSNEHMVQLWLTSAYTGKNVKKLFLHTINMVYNNTNLWKYDIEESGSESSESLY
- a CDS encoding step II splicing factor, putative, encoding MWINKIGNKSASFINHKHFHPGNIKNLERVWLAEENEKKRKEEEEKYLKKREEQYKLYELKKQLRKNEEENKNDVHNILYDINKELKKENSFKKKILHNSISNETTPNVNIINKILIRSKYDEDIFLKNHRCIYGSYYDKEKNKWGFKCCKNIDKNSKCTNNTSCSYNINNNLIKKDLTKSKNKKKKKKKLIVDNSITAVLNKI
- a CDS encoding elongation factor Tu, putative, whose protein sequence is MDFIKHLSDNDKIRNICILAHVDHGKTTLVDNLISSNKIISEKNIGKIKYLDSREDEQKRQITMKSSSILLKHIYNKDYLKDMLIENKDKNKKNNNLNNNNGIYNEHSVERNIDNKIKDNMNSDNIKIGDNIKSSDNIKIVDNIKSSDNIKSSDNIKCSDNINSGLNIPKEEKNNMDTFSINIIDTPGHVDFSSEVSTCIRICDGALILVDCIEGLCSQTKIVLRQSWKEMIKTILVINKIDKLITNQNMDSITAYEHINNIIEQVNAYIYQLYIEENMDNENVETKNELEKYSYSPLKGNVLLCSSIHCWCIDMDIFCYSFCKKMNIDTSNSDKIKKYMWNQYYFNVKEKKILKIPNETYTKNNNNNNNNNNNNNNNSNNNNNKNNSYANYNNTNDNDYNKTKKKKKNLFSLVVLDFLWKIYDITIISRDDEQIKKLCRELNICDSFINKNQQNNLENNTYILTYIMSRFLNLSRSIFNACIEIFPSPKNIDENRLFKIYPSLYNDEIYKHIINCSTQKFTIIYISKYICANLQNNTLVGFKGFYDKNTFLSICRIYSGMLYENMILYICGKSTKTIIKKIFICMGGDLIPIRYAYAGNIVALYLSIIYDDINNNVGYNYLENDEITRDLNNINNKREESHFMSDNVHINCNNSVEKNMKETSNHKNDIELNNSSNNSNNNNNNNNNLFYNKNVEHPLNRNNINMEHNNAGDLQYLSNTLMNLIKNKRNNKTEHNIFLMNNDGIFLNKNITLSNYKNADSFILPFTDTCSTILHTIIEPRNIQDMNKFLYGLILLYTCDTSIDIDFNEKGEYILKFCGEIHMQKCLSDFVNIYSNIEIKTSDANISIREGIHENYIKLKRKKNKIPDNLKILYDYYLKVQSTVGGTECSQKNPDNDINNNMLCKDTFKNQNVINIMNNNNIDDNMDKNNYMISENLFKNVPINKDNHFLNILFNYNNNTICHKLNNDAFYLFVSVLNMPDSLLNFFDKNYSNIQTILENRSISPQFLNYNKNDLSSINENFMYKQCLINLEKYVNEICFSDKMYSDNMTDEIIKEDIQEENKDNMTSIYENKDSTEKLNMLKKNKNYHLELWDICVQNGSITLLYLKKYYNKKNNNEYLQDNILTNNKYRKVINDRSFIDTYLSDNNSDINIYLNNLCLGFKLASKYGPIAQEPIRGTLFIIEGLIIDEESKDEMFEDVNSNEENTEEKINAGNIIALMKEACLNSMQQNKLRIFEPMLRLNLTCESTVLGKVYNVLLKRRCSILSEEIKDGYFLYCIDAYLPLFNSFKLAEELRSKCSGNVIYDIQFSHWNKLNEDIFLLNDTSTFIYDEDFDVKLMENTATDIVNYIRRAKGLETNEKIMQKPEKQCTLKK